A genomic segment from Saimiri boliviensis isolate mSaiBol1 chromosome 14, mSaiBol1.pri, whole genome shotgun sequence encodes:
- the ZNF576 gene encoding zinc finger protein 576 isoform X1 — protein sequence MTLLSKIKAPMLTSKGPNTMEDPNPEKNVEQQDSPKDRSPQSPGGGICHLGAPKCTRCLITFADSKFQERHMKREHPADFVAQKLQGVLFICFTCARSFPSSKALITHQRSHGPAAKPTPPVATTTAQPTFPCPDCGKTFGQAASLRRHRQMHEARAPPGTFACTECGQDFAQEAGLHQHYIRHARGEL from the exons ATGACGCTGCTGTCAAAGATAAAGGCTCCCATGCTGACTTCA AAGGGTCCCAACACCATGGAGGACCCGAACCCTGAAAAGAACGTGGAGCAGCAGGATTCACCCAAGGACAGAAGTCcccagagcccaggaggcggcATCT GCCACCTGGGAGCCCCAAAGTGCACCCGCTGCCTCATCACCTTCGCAGATTCCAAGTTCCAGGAGCGTCACATGAAGCGGGAACACCCAGCGGATTTCGTGGCCCAGAAGCTGCAGGGGGTCCTCTTCATCTGTTTCACCTGTGCCCGCTCCTTCCCCTCTTCCAAAGCCCTGATCACCCACCAGCGCAGCCACGGTCCAGCCGCCAAGCCCACCCCACCGGTTGCAACCACTACTGCCCAACCCACCTTCCCTTGTCCTGACTGTGGCAAGACCTTTGGGCAGGCTGCTTCTCTGAGGCGGCACCGCCAGATGCATGAGGCCCGAGCCCCTCCTGGCACCTTTGCCTGCACAGAGTGTGGTCAGGACTTTGCTCAGGAAGCAGGGCTGCATCAACACTACATTCGGCATGCCCGGGGGGAGCTCTGA
- the IRGQ gene encoding immunity-related GTPase family Q protein, translating to MPPPQGDVTALFLGPPGLGKSALIAALCDKDVETLEAPDGRPDSGVPSLRAAGPGLFLGELSCPPAAPGPWAAEANVLVLVLPGPEGNGEPLAPALGEAARAALARGTPLLAVRNLRPEDSQNATQARDQTAALLNSAGLGAADLFVLPANRGSCDGCEELERLRVALQSQAEALRRLLPPAQDGFEVLGAAELEAVREAFETGGLEAALSWVRSGLERLGSARLDLAVAGKADVGLVLDTLLGLDPGDPGAAPASVPTGPTPFPAPERPNVVLWTVPLDPAGTATTPTATSHPSHYDALILVTPRAPTEKDWAQVQALVLPDAPLVCVRTDGEGDHPECVGEGKTEKPSSQSLKNAGGGGLENALSKGREKYSAGSQKAGSGEGSGKARSEGLQQVVGMKKSGGGDSERAAVLSPEDETWEVLEEAPPPVFPLRPGGLPELCEWLRRALPPAQAGALLLALPPASPSAARTKAAALRAGAWRPALLASLAAAAAPLPGLGWACDVALLRGQLAEWRRGLGLEPAALARRERALGLAPGELAARAHFPGPVTRAEVEARLGAWAGEGTAGGAALGALSFLWPAGGAAATGGLGYRAAHGVLLQALDEMRADAEAVLAPPESAQ from the exons ATGCCTCCGCCGCAGGGTGACGTGACCGCCTTATTCCTTGGGCCTCCGGGCTTGGGAAAGTCTGCGCTGATCGCAGCGCTGTGCgacaaggatgtggagacacTCGAGGCCCCCGACGGACGGCCGGACTCCGGGGTCCCCAGCCTGAGAGCTGCGGGCCCAGGCCTTTTTCTGGGCGAGCTGAGCTGCCCACCCGCAGCGCCGGGGCCCTGGGCGGCGGAAGCCAACGTGCTGGTACTGGTGCTGCCCGGACCCGAGGGGAACGGCGAACCCTTGGCCCCAGCCCTGGGAGAGGCAGCCCGGGCCGCCCTGGCCCGAGGGACGCCTCTACTGGCCGTGCGGAACCTCCGTCCCGAGGATTCACAGAATGCCACCCAGGCCCGTGATCAGACTGCAGCTCTGCTGAACAGCGCTGGGTTAGGAGCCGCGGATCTGTTTGTGTTACCGGCGAACCGCGGCAGCTGCGACGGCTGTGAGGAGCTAGAGCGCCTCCGGGTGGCACTGCAGAGCCAGGCAGAAGCGCTGAGGAG gctcctgccaccgGCCCAGGATGGTTTCGAGGTGCTTGGTGCAGCAGAGCTGGAGGCTGTGCGCGAGGCCTTTGAGACCGGCGGCCTGGAGGCTGCGCTGTCGTGGGTACGCTCAGGCCTGGAGCGCCTGGGCAGTGCACGGCTAGACTTGGCCGTGGCCGGCAAGGCTGACGTGGGCCTTGTGCTGGACACACTGCTTGGATTGGATCCTGGCGACCCAGGTGCTGCGCCTGCTTCGGTGCCCACGGGACCCACTCCCTTCCCGGCCCCAGAGCGCCCGAATGTGGTGCTCTGGACTGTGCCTCTGGACCCCGCGGGCACTGCCACCACCCCCACTGCCACCTCCCACCCTTCGCACTACGACGCCCTCATCCTCGTCACTCCTAGGGCCCCCACTGAGAAGGACTGGGCCCAGGTCCAGGCCTTGGTGCTACCAGATGCGCCTCTCGTCTGCGTGCGCACAGACGGTGAGGGTGACCATCCGGAGTGTGTGGGAGAAGGCAAGACGGAGAAACCCAGCAGCCAGAGCTTAAAGAACGCAGGCGGAGGGGGATTGGAGAATGCACTCAGTAAGGGAAGGGAGAAATATAGCGCTGGATCGCAGAAAGCAGGCAGTGGGGAAGGTTCTGGGAAAGCTCGCAGCGAGGGTTTGCAGCAGGTTGTTGGCATGAAGAAATCGGGCGGTGGGGACTCAGAGCGGGCCGCCGTGTTAAGCCCGGAGGACGAGACGTGGGAGGTGCTGGAGGAGGCACCGCCACCAGTGTTCCCCCTGCGACCTGGCGGACTCCCAGAGCTGTGCGAATGGCTGCGGCGAGCGCTCCCCCCAGCCCAGGCAGGGGCGCTGCTGCTGGCGCTGCCACCAGCGTCTCCCAGCGCTGCCCGAACCAAGGCTGCGGCACTGCGGGCCGGGGCGTGGAGGCCAGCTCTGCTGGCCAGCCTGGCGGCGGCGGCAGCACCACTCCCAGGACTGGGCTGGGCATGCGACGTAGCGCTTCTGCGGGGTCAGCTGGCCGAATGGCGACGGGGCCTGGGGCTGGAACCCGCGGCGCTGGCTCGACGTGAGCGAGCTCTGGGCCTGGCTCCTGGGGAGCTGGCAGCGCGTGCTCATTTCCCAGGCCCGGTGACGCGCGCTGAGGTGGAAGCAAGGCTGGGCGCGTGGGCAGGTGAGGGCACTGCTGGGGGCGCAGCACTGGGCGCGCTCTCCTTTCTGTGGCCTGCTGGTGGTGCAGCAGCGACAGGTGGCCTGGGCTACCGCGCGGCTCATGGCGTCCTGCTGCAGGCGCTCGATGAGATGCGGGCTGATGCCGAGGCGGTGCTGGCACCCCCTGAGTCTGCACAGTGA
- the ZNF576 gene encoding zinc finger protein 576 isoform X2, whose amino-acid sequence MEDPNPEKNVEQQDSPKDRSPQSPGGGICHLGAPKCTRCLITFADSKFQERHMKREHPADFVAQKLQGVLFICFTCARSFPSSKALITHQRSHGPAAKPTPPVATTTAQPTFPCPDCGKTFGQAASLRRHRQMHEARAPPGTFACTECGQDFAQEAGLHQHYIRHARGEL is encoded by the exons ATGGAGGACCCGAACCCTGAAAAGAACGTGGAGCAGCAGGATTCACCCAAGGACAGAAGTCcccagagcccaggaggcggcATCT GCCACCTGGGAGCCCCAAAGTGCACCCGCTGCCTCATCACCTTCGCAGATTCCAAGTTCCAGGAGCGTCACATGAAGCGGGAACACCCAGCGGATTTCGTGGCCCAGAAGCTGCAGGGGGTCCTCTTCATCTGTTTCACCTGTGCCCGCTCCTTCCCCTCTTCCAAAGCCCTGATCACCCACCAGCGCAGCCACGGTCCAGCCGCCAAGCCCACCCCACCGGTTGCAACCACTACTGCCCAACCCACCTTCCCTTGTCCTGACTGTGGCAAGACCTTTGGGCAGGCTGCTTCTCTGAGGCGGCACCGCCAGATGCATGAGGCCCGAGCCCCTCCTGGCACCTTTGCCTGCACAGAGTGTGGTCAGGACTTTGCTCAGGAAGCAGGGCTGCATCAACACTACATTCGGCATGCCCGGGGGGAGCTCTGA